The proteins below come from a single Lineus longissimus chromosome 5, tnLinLong1.2, whole genome shotgun sequence genomic window:
- the LOC135487985 gene encoding uncharacterized protein LOC135487985: protein MENIDFEVQTLLQSTGYKHDDLKQGTLSFDHDFRIVENVGLKAIWPDVWKWKQPPSIRRRHSSAPSKDGEVDEGKKPASRITIGSTNNLYWREPCCRRSSSESEEAEIMVVKCPALGTEYAVEGLRQDEMPVIGTYVDSMIVAGFSYRVRHLGSECYHFNGNAICLVSIGLGYGKRITFEGSTKNYNPNFFWSDSVPEGYGFSIQAVAKGDKFAAVTDEGRPAAEINVEDILQQKEISQELNNGAILKTIKVTLVCDIVHMTDPHGMMPLRSNSLNTVIEAKAVLQKLKGAREAVLKEVWASEVPFIGCCLLQPIDE, encoded by the exons ATGGAAAACATCGATTTCGAAGTCCAAACCCTCCTCCAGAGCACCGGATACAAACACGACGATTTAAAACAAGGAACTTTAAGTTTTGATCATGATTTTCGAATCGTTgaaaatgtaggcctaaaaGCTATCTGGCCCGACGTCTGGAAGTGGAAGCAACCACCTTCGATTCGCCGGCGCCATAGCAGCGCACCCAGCAAAGATGGAGAAGTTGATGAAGGGAAGAAGCCAGCATCCCGTATCACTATTGGGAGTACCAACAATCTCTACTGGAGAGAACCGTGCTGTCGTCGCAGCAGTTCTGAGAGTGAAGAAGCTGAGATAATGGTTGTAAAGTGCCCAGCGCTAGGAACTGAGTATGCTGTCGAAGGTCTGAGGCAGGATGAAATGCCAGTTATTG GTACATACGTAGACTCGATGATCGTTGCTGGCTTCAGCTACagggtccgccatcttggatccgAGTGTTACCATTTCAACGGGAATGCCATCTGCCTTGTATCTATTGGCCTAGGCTATGGGAAGCGTATAACCTTTGAAGGGTCTACCAAGAACTATAACCCTAACTTCTTCTGGTCTGATAGCGTCCCAGAAGGGTATGGCTTCAGTATCCAGGCTGTTGCAAAGGGTGACAAGTTTGCTGCTGTGACGGATGAAGGGCGCCCAGCTGCAGAGATCAACGTTGAAGACATTCTACAACAAAAAGAGATATCTCAGGAACTAAACAATGGTGCTATTCTTAAGACTATTAAAGTGACACTGGTCTGTGATATTGTACATATGACCGACCCGCACGGTATGATGCCATTGCGGAGCAACTCTCTGAACACTGTGATAGAAGCAAAGGCAGTCCTTCAGAAGCTAAAGGGCGCAAGGGAGGCTGTTCTCAAAGAGGTCTGGGCCTCTGAGGTGCCATTCATTGGGTGTTGCCTCCTTCAGCCAATCGATGAATAG